A portion of the Juglans microcarpa x Juglans regia isolate MS1-56 chromosome 1D, Jm3101_v1.0, whole genome shotgun sequence genome contains these proteins:
- the LOC121238699 gene encoding uncharacterized protein LOC121238699 isoform X1: MYANCVIASRVFWEEMEMAREHDDCIEGIRRPIFSIGGELMNTLNVDLHQAVKNLSAELDAKDAHFLMELIQNAEDKEYMMDPSLELVITCEDIMITPTGAPPATLMLIFNNDKVLSSENIDSICSFGRPIKKVGKRKRVYIGEKAAKCGRYNLLQTFWSTKIERTLNHRLLTLPVGSDSDGVLLSDRFDVFIDYDFQLKDLSERKIGTVRTTSHESVKKEEESMVLDVAHHELIMNQMNPKDSLIRKGLARLILGFLADHPMLKMEADHESRHEAMKRLLNTTFLEIVELKVSQMIGWDRSEASSMLYTQKLEKSSGYYKNIIEYATYFSQALISEGLLWENSDHDIGELSDLIKLCFVLEFNEEAVAFVMKSRNLQIFVEDEEFLTSLFL; this comes from the exons atgtatgctaATTGTGTCATTGCGTCGCGAGTGTTTTGGGAAGAAATGGAAATGGCGAGAGAACATGATGACTGCATAGAAGGGATACGCAGACCAATATTTTCAATCGGAGGGGAACTGATGAACACTTTGAATGTGGATCTTCATCAGGCTGTCAAGAATCTCTCTGCTGAACTTGACGCCAAGGATGCCCACTTTCTCATGGAACTCATTCAG AATGCGGAAGATAAGGAATATATGATGGATCCATCGCTGGAGTTGGTTATTACTTGTGAGGACATAATGATCACGCCCACGGGAGCTCCTCCAGCAACATTGATGCTTATTTTCAACAACGACAAAGTTCTTTCTTCTGAAAACATAGACTCCATTTGCAGTTTTGGTCGGCCCATCAAGAAAGTAGGAAAGAGAAAACGTGTTTATATTGGGGAGAAAG CTGCTAAATGTGGGAGATATAACCTTCTGCAAACGTTCTGGAGCACAAAGATTGAAAGAACTCTTAACCATAGATTGCTGACATTACCTGTTGGTTCAGATTCAGATGGAGTTTTGCTGTCCGACAGGTTTGATGTTTTCATTGACTATGATTTTCAGCTGAAGGATCTTTCTGAACG GAAGATCGGTACTGTCCGAACTACATCTCATGAATCagtgaagaaggaagaagaatccATGGTACTGGATGTTGCTCATCATGAACTGATCATGAATCAGATGAATCCAAAGGATAGTTTGATTAGGAAAGGGTTGGCTAGGCTCATCCTTGGTTTTCTAGCAGATCATCCTATGTTGAAGATGGAAGCAGATCATGAGAGCCGACATGAAGCTATGAAAAGGCTTCTGAATACGACTTTCCTGGAAATTGTCGAATTGAAAGTAAGCCAAATGATAGGTTGGGATAGATCAGAGGCAAGCTCAATGCTTTACACACAAAAGTTGGAGAAATCCAGTggatattataagaatataattgAGTATGCTACATATTTCTCCCAAGCATTAATATCGGAGGGTTTGTTATGGGAAAACAGTGATCATGATATTGGTGAACTCTCTGACCTGATAAAGTTGTGCTTCGTACTTGAATTTAATGAGGAAGCAGTGGCCTTTGTGATGAAGTCCAGGAACTTGCAGATTTTCGTGGAGGACGAGGAGTTCCTCACTTCACTCTTTCTTTAA
- the LOC121263964 gene encoding uncharacterized protein LOC121263964 — protein MTLQQWLQEHVKVGAVDVNDYAAHINKCINNIRKLAIAFVHFLYHSFAKSHQSKCEVDYLCGIMPLVDNYGNLIRQRKGVLVPANRSKWAGLTGSNPWRGESHVELGEEYLRRDFFAGESCFGEQLLEFLKMHVATSDIPHITPPNVAIPVVSAPLIKQNAFLLVDWIQNLKCRRTHIPKRFLASIKEGSWLKITTNCCLDYKPPSHSFMLTSSLGNILQNGSVLADIPLIDQSFYGDQIKKYEEKLKTIGVMFKYGEACEFIGKHLMSLVDSSTLTRSQVLFVLNFVKFLRENYLAPEKFINTIKERRWLRTTRGDMSPVGYVLFDHKWEVASQISNIPFIDTGYFGDEILSYKEELRSLGVLIGFNGSYKFVVGNLKSPLSFFFLTVEAVILILECMCHSGQSNKLIKTLSGVKCFKTNIGYMSLGECFLFDSQWACILHVFSGFPLIDHDFYGGSIFLQYRTELRSPSNCILYGPDWHSIAPITLLPFVDDSDNYYGKKIHEYKKELKSIGVVTEFKGGVKFIADGLFFPQDLYVITPANAVAILECIHILLHDHGSYKFPDTFCKRISQKWLKTNDGYRPPDQCLLIDSTWDYHLKHTDGPFLDEGLYGSNIRSYKNELNHIHVTVDVMKGCPLIARHLDFHHEFSTIVQIYNYLSEFNWESNTEAAKRIWIPNGTENGKWVSPEECVLHDKDDLFSSRLQLWKVWESSRPQVSHEDYLKFWVYVSKHWSGKTERTLTAMLEKLEKLPVASDSYGILLSDKHDVFVDDDLLLKDLFEQVSPQPIFVWYPQRRSPSLPRTKLLEMYRKMGVRTISELVKKEETSMVDVAQLNQVNPKDNLIKKGLVRLILDFLADPVLKIKVERRHEAIKGLLNMTFLEIVEPIAVKYTLSLSSEEIVKLKVSRMIRWDREASKLFAQKLGRSS, from the exons ATGACTTTACAACAATGGCTTCAAGAACATGTCAAGGTTGGTGCTGTGGATGTAAATGACTATGCAGCTCACATTAATAAATGTATCAATAATATCCGGAAGCTCGCCATTGCCTTTGTTCACTTCTTATATCACTCTTTCGCAAAGAGTCATCAGTCAAAATGTGAAGTAGATTATTTATGTGGTATTATGCCCCTCGTAGATAACTATGGAAATCTAATCAGGCAAAGGAAAGGGGTTCTGGTCCCTGCCAACCGAAGCAAATGGGCGGGATTGACTGGTTCAAATCCATGGAGAGGTGAAAGCCATGTTGAGTTAGGAGAAGAATACTTGCGCCGGGATTTTTTTGCAGGTGAATCTTGTTTTGGAGAACAGCTCTTGGAGTTCCTTAAAATGCATGTTGCTACTTCTGATATCCCTCATATAACTCCTCCCAATGTCGCAATTCCTGTTGTTTCTGCACCTCTCATCAAACAAAACGCGTTCTTGCTTGTGGATTGGATTCAAAACCTGAAATGTAGGAGAACTCACATTCCAAAGAGATTCTTGGCAAGCATAAAGGAAGGTAGCTGGCTAAAGATTACTACCAATTGCTGCTTGGATTACAAGCCACCATCTCATTCATTCATGCTTACTTCTTCATTGGGAAACATTTTGCAGAACGGATCTGTGCTTGCTGATATTCCATTGATTGATCAAAGTTTCTATGgtgatcaaataaaaaaatatgaagagaagCTAAAGACAATTGGCGTCATGTTTAAGTATGGAGAAGCATGTGAATTTATTGGGAAGCATCTCATGTCTCTTGTTGATTCCTCCACTTTAACTAGAAGCCAGGTACTctttgttttgaatttcgtcAAGTTTCTGAGGGAAAATTATCTTGCACCGGAAAAATTCATCAATACTATCAAAGAAAGAAGATGGCTAAGGACAACTAGAGGTGACATGTCTCCAGTTGGATATGTTTTGTTTGATCATAAATGGGAAGTTGCATCTCAAATCAGTAACATCCCCTTCATCGACACAGGTTACTTTGGGGATGAAATCCTTTCTTATAAAGAGGAACTCAGGTCCCTTGGTGTGTTAATTGGCTTCAATGGAAGTTACAAGTTTGTTGTAGGCAATTTAAAATCACCTTTATCCTTCTTTTTTCTGACAGTTGAGGCTGTTATATTGATACTGGAATGTATGTGTCATTCAGGACAATCCAACAAACTCATCAAGACATTGAGTGGTGTAAAATGCTTCAAGACAAATATTGGTTACATGTCTCTAGGAGAATGTTTCTTGTTTGACTCTCAGTGGGCTTGCATCCTACACGTTTTCAGCGGTTTCCCACTCATTGATCACGATTTCTATGGAGGCAGCATCTTCTTGCAGTACAGAACCGAGTTGCG ATCTCCAAGCAATTGCATTCTGTATGGTCCAGATTGGCATTCAATTGCCCCAATTACTCTGCTCCCTTTCGTAGACGACAGTGACAATTATTATGGCAAGAAAATTCATGAATACAAGAAAGAGCTAAAAAGTATAGGGGTTGTCACAGAATTCAAAGGTGGCGTAAAGTTTATTGCTGATGGTCTTTTTTTCCCACAGGACCTTTACGTCATAACTCCTGCAAATGCGGTTGCCATTCTAGAATGCATCCACATTTTATTGCATGATCATGGGAGTTACAAATTTCCAGACACTTTCTGCAAAAGAATCTCTCAAAAATGGTTGAAGACGAATGATGGTTATAGGCCTCCAGATCAGTGCTTGTTGATCGATTCTACGTGGGACTATCATTTGAAGCATACGGATGGACCTTTTCTTGATGAAGGTTTGTATGGTTCTAACATTAGATCATACAAAAATGAGCTTAATCATATTCATGTTACCGTGGATGTAATGAAAGGATGCCCATTGATTGCCAGGCACCTTGATTTCCATCATGAGTTTTCCACTATCGTTCAAATTTATAACTACTTGAGTGAATTTAATTGGGAGTCGAACACTGAAGCAGCCAAAAGGATTTGGATCCCAAATGGAACTGAGAATGGAAAGTGGGTCAGCCCCGAAGAGTGTGTTTTGCATGACAAGGATGATCTCTTTAGTTCGCGCCTGCAA CTTTGGAAGGTTTGGGAAAGTTCAAGACCCCAAGTGTCACATGAAGACTATTTGAAGTTCTGGGTCTATGTTTCTAAGCACTGGAGTGGAAAGACTGAGAGAACTCTCACTGCTATGTTGGAGAAATTGGAGAAATTACCAGTTGCTTCAGATTCATATGGAATTTTGTTGTCCGACAAGCATGATGTTTTCGTTGATGATGATCTTCTGCTGAAGGATCTTTTTGAACAGGTTTCTCCACAACCCATATTTGTCTGGTATCCTCAGCGAAGATCGCCTTCATTACCTAGGACAAAGCTGCTTGAAATGTACAGGAAAATGGGGGTCCGGACCATATCTGAATTGGTAAAGAAGGAAGAAACATCAATGGTGGATGTTGCTCAACTCAATCAGGTGAATCCAAAAGATAATTTGATTAAGAAAGGGTTGGTTAGGCTCATCCTCGATTTTCTAGCAGATCCTGTGTTGAAGATCAAAGTAGAGAGGCGACATGAAGCTATTAAAGGGCTTCTGAATATGACTTTCCTAGAGATAGTCGAACCCATCGCTGTAAAGTATACTTTATCACTTTCTTCAGAGGAAATCGTGAAATTGAAAGTGAGCCGGATGATACGTTGGGATAGAGAGGCCTCAAAGTTATTTGCACAAAAGTTGGGCAGATCCAGTTGA
- the LOC121238699 gene encoding uncharacterized protein LOC121238699 isoform X2 codes for MYANCVIASRVFWEEMEMAREHDDCIEGIRRPIFSIGGELMNTLNVDLHQAVKNLSAELDAKDAHFLMELIQNAEDKEYMMDPSLELVITCEDIMITPTGAPPATLMLIFNNDKVLSSENIDSICSFGRPIKKVGKRKRVYIGEKAAKCGRYNLLQTFWSTKIERTLNHRLLTLPVGSDSDGVLLSDRKIGTVRTTSHESVKKEEESMVLDVAHHELIMNQMNPKDSLIRKGLARLILGFLADHPMLKMEADHESRHEAMKRLLNTTFLEIVELKVSQMIGWDRSEASSMLYTQKLEKSSGYYKNIIEYATYFSQALISEGLLWENSDHDIGELSDLIKLCFVLEFNEEAVAFVMKSRNLQIFVEDEEFLTSLFL; via the exons atgtatgctaATTGTGTCATTGCGTCGCGAGTGTTTTGGGAAGAAATGGAAATGGCGAGAGAACATGATGACTGCATAGAAGGGATACGCAGACCAATATTTTCAATCGGAGGGGAACTGATGAACACTTTGAATGTGGATCTTCATCAGGCTGTCAAGAATCTCTCTGCTGAACTTGACGCCAAGGATGCCCACTTTCTCATGGAACTCATTCAG AATGCGGAAGATAAGGAATATATGATGGATCCATCGCTGGAGTTGGTTATTACTTGTGAGGACATAATGATCACGCCCACGGGAGCTCCTCCAGCAACATTGATGCTTATTTTCAACAACGACAAAGTTCTTTCTTCTGAAAACATAGACTCCATTTGCAGTTTTGGTCGGCCCATCAAGAAAGTAGGAAAGAGAAAACGTGTTTATATTGGGGAGAAAG CTGCTAAATGTGGGAGATATAACCTTCTGCAAACGTTCTGGAGCACAAAGATTGAAAGAACTCTTAACCATAGATTGCTGACATTACCTGTTGGTTCAGATTCAGATGGAGTTTTGCTGTCCGACAG GAAGATCGGTACTGTCCGAACTACATCTCATGAATCagtgaagaaggaagaagaatccATGGTACTGGATGTTGCTCATCATGAACTGATCATGAATCAGATGAATCCAAAGGATAGTTTGATTAGGAAAGGGTTGGCTAGGCTCATCCTTGGTTTTCTAGCAGATCATCCTATGTTGAAGATGGAAGCAGATCATGAGAGCCGACATGAAGCTATGAAAAGGCTTCTGAATACGACTTTCCTGGAAATTGTCGAATTGAAAGTAAGCCAAATGATAGGTTGGGATAGATCAGAGGCAAGCTCAATGCTTTACACACAAAAGTTGGAGAAATCCAGTggatattataagaatataattgAGTATGCTACATATTTCTCCCAAGCATTAATATCGGAGGGTTTGTTATGGGAAAACAGTGATCATGATATTGGTGAACTCTCTGACCTGATAAAGTTGTGCTTCGTACTTGAATTTAATGAGGAAGCAGTGGCCTTTGTGATGAAGTCCAGGAACTTGCAGATTTTCGTGGAGGACGAGGAGTTCCTCACTTCACTCTTTCTTTAA
- the LOC121238699 gene encoding uncharacterized protein LOC121238699 isoform X3, with product MYANCVIASRVFWEEMEMAREHDDCIEGIRRPIFSIGGELMNTLNVDLHQAVKNLSAELDAKDAHFLMELIQNAEDKEYMMDPSLELVITCEDIMITPTGAPPATLMLIFNNDKVLSSENIDSICSFGRPIKKVGKRKRVYIGEKDSDGVLLSDRFDVFIDYDFQLKDLSERKIGTVRTTSHESVKKEEESMVLDVAHHELIMNQMNPKDSLIRKGLARLILGFLADHPMLKMEADHESRHEAMKRLLNTTFLEIVELKVSQMIGWDRSEASSMLYTQKLEKSSGYYKNIIEYATYFSQALISEGLLWENSDHDIGELSDLIKLCFVLEFNEEAVAFVMKSRNLQIFVEDEEFLTSLFL from the exons atgtatgctaATTGTGTCATTGCGTCGCGAGTGTTTTGGGAAGAAATGGAAATGGCGAGAGAACATGATGACTGCATAGAAGGGATACGCAGACCAATATTTTCAATCGGAGGGGAACTGATGAACACTTTGAATGTGGATCTTCATCAGGCTGTCAAGAATCTCTCTGCTGAACTTGACGCCAAGGATGCCCACTTTCTCATGGAACTCATTCAG AATGCGGAAGATAAGGAATATATGATGGATCCATCGCTGGAGTTGGTTATTACTTGTGAGGACATAATGATCACGCCCACGGGAGCTCCTCCAGCAACATTGATGCTTATTTTCAACAACGACAAAGTTCTTTCTTCTGAAAACATAGACTCCATTTGCAGTTTTGGTCGGCCCATCAAGAAAGTAGGAAAGAGAAAACGTGTTTATATTGGGGAGAAAG ATTCAGATGGAGTTTTGCTGTCCGACAGGTTTGATGTTTTCATTGACTATGATTTTCAGCTGAAGGATCTTTCTGAACG GAAGATCGGTACTGTCCGAACTACATCTCATGAATCagtgaagaaggaagaagaatccATGGTACTGGATGTTGCTCATCATGAACTGATCATGAATCAGATGAATCCAAAGGATAGTTTGATTAGGAAAGGGTTGGCTAGGCTCATCCTTGGTTTTCTAGCAGATCATCCTATGTTGAAGATGGAAGCAGATCATGAGAGCCGACATGAAGCTATGAAAAGGCTTCTGAATACGACTTTCCTGGAAATTGTCGAATTGAAAGTAAGCCAAATGATAGGTTGGGATAGATCAGAGGCAAGCTCAATGCTTTACACACAAAAGTTGGAGAAATCCAGTggatattataagaatataattgAGTATGCTACATATTTCTCCCAAGCATTAATATCGGAGGGTTTGTTATGGGAAAACAGTGATCATGATATTGGTGAACTCTCTGACCTGATAAAGTTGTGCTTCGTACTTGAATTTAATGAGGAAGCAGTGGCCTTTGTGATGAAGTCCAGGAACTTGCAGATTTTCGTGGAGGACGAGGAGTTCCTCACTTCACTCTTTCTTTAA